One Paenarthrobacter aurescens TC1 DNA window includes the following coding sequences:
- a CDS encoding GDSL-like Lipase/Acylhydrolase domain protein (identified by match to protein family HMM PF00657) has translation MAQGGSGSFGAGLHPWSRYVALGDSFTEGLGDPEPRSPGGLRGWADRVAEELSTGHQDFAYANLAISGRLLHQILEEQLGPAIELQPDLITLNAGGNDLLFHRSDPDKLALELDAGVESLARTGATIVLFTGPDWGATPVLGLARGKVAIYNENIRVIAARHDALIADLWALRQLTDPRMWDADRLHFSPLGQHTIAIMVLDTLNVPHSLEPLTPKALPERNWREARAGDMVWAREHLFPWVVRRLTQRNAGDGRHPKRPEPGPVFGAAMPPGSFVGSDPRNLTAKDDSL, from the coding sequence ATGGCGCAGGGCGGTTCCGGTAGCTTCGGGGCTGGCCTGCACCCGTGGAGCCGTTATGTGGCTTTGGGCGATTCGTTCACCGAAGGTTTGGGCGATCCTGAACCGCGCAGCCCCGGTGGCCTCCGCGGTTGGGCGGATCGGGTTGCCGAAGAGCTGAGCACGGGTCACCAGGATTTCGCCTATGCCAACCTGGCCATCAGTGGACGGCTGCTGCACCAGATCCTGGAAGAGCAGCTGGGGCCGGCCATCGAGCTGCAACCTGATCTGATCACCCTCAACGCCGGCGGCAATGACCTGCTCTTCCACAGGAGCGATCCGGACAAACTTGCCCTTGAGTTGGATGCAGGCGTGGAAAGTCTCGCCAGGACCGGCGCCACAATCGTGCTCTTTACCGGCCCGGACTGGGGCGCTACCCCGGTGTTGGGCTTGGCCCGCGGAAAGGTGGCGATCTACAACGAGAACATCCGGGTCATTGCGGCCCGGCATGATGCCCTGATCGCGGACCTTTGGGCACTGCGCCAGCTGACGGATCCGCGCATGTGGGATGCGGACCGGCTGCATTTTTCTCCGCTGGGCCAGCACACCATTGCCATCATGGTGCTGGACACCCTCAATGTTCCGCACTCCCTGGAACCATTGACCCCGAAAGCCCTGCCCGAGCGGAACTGGCGTGAGGCACGCGCAGGTGACATGGTATGGGCTCGTGAACACCTCTTCCCGTGGGTTGTGCGTCGCCTGACACAGCGAAACGCCGGCGATGGGCGGCACCCCAAGCGCCCGGAGCCGGGCCCCGTTTTCGGAGCGGCGATGCCGCCGGGAAGCTTCGTTGGCAGCGATCCCCGCAACCTCACCGCCAAGGATGACTCCTTGTAG
- a CDS encoding putative 2-hydroxyhepta-2,4-diene-1,7-dioate isomerase (identified by match to protein family HMM PF01557), producing the protein MRLLTLRTETAAGKGTVAVRQDGATLTEIPGFADVGALLADPAWEQKAKAANGATHALDGADLAAVVPAPGKIICVGHNYRNHIKEMGRDIPEYPTLFAKYQESLIGPNDDLALPQESDTVDWEAELAVIIGKKGRRIAEADAAEHIAGYAVLNDISMRDYQFRTIQWLQGKTWENSTPFGPALVTKDEFTAGPLMTSAVDGEVQQSTPTGDLVFTPEFLVSYISTIITLNPGDVIATGTPGGVGHAQDPKRYLQEGQLLVTTIEGLGQLNNRVVKEA; encoded by the coding sequence ATGAGACTCCTGACCCTCCGCACCGAAACCGCCGCCGGCAAAGGCACCGTGGCCGTCCGCCAGGACGGCGCCACGCTGACTGAGATTCCCGGCTTCGCCGACGTCGGCGCGCTGCTGGCCGACCCCGCCTGGGAACAAAAGGCTAAGGCTGCCAACGGCGCAACGCACGCGCTCGACGGCGCCGACCTCGCCGCCGTCGTGCCCGCACCGGGAAAGATCATCTGCGTGGGCCACAACTACCGCAACCACATCAAGGAAATGGGCCGCGACATCCCGGAGTACCCCACCCTGTTCGCCAAGTACCAGGAATCTCTGATCGGCCCGAACGATGACCTGGCGTTGCCGCAGGAATCGGACACGGTGGACTGGGAAGCCGAACTCGCGGTGATCATTGGCAAGAAGGGCCGCCGCATCGCCGAAGCCGACGCCGCGGAGCACATCGCCGGGTACGCGGTCCTGAACGACATCTCCATGCGGGACTATCAGTTCCGCACCATCCAGTGGCTCCAAGGTAAAACGTGGGAGAACTCCACCCCGTTCGGCCCGGCCCTGGTCACCAAAGACGAATTCACCGCCGGCCCGCTCATGACCTCCGCGGTGGACGGTGAAGTCCAGCAGTCCACCCCGACCGGCGACCTCGTCTTCACCCCCGAATTCCTGGTCTCGTACATTTCCACGATCATTACCCTGAACCCGGGCGACGTGATCGCGACCGGCACGCCCGGCGGTGTGGGTCACGCCCAGGACCCCAAGCGGTACCTGCAGGAAGGCCAGCTCCTGGTCACCACCATCGAGGGCCTGGGCCAGTTGAACAACCGCGTGGTCAAGGAAGCCTGA
- a CDS encoding putative aromatic-ring hydroxylase (monooxygenase) (identified by match to protein family HMM PF01266; match to protein family HMM PF01494; match to protein family HMM PF03486), with protein MSEYATSTDVLVVGGGMAGLAGALALRENGANVTLVERAPEFGEVGAGLQMAPNASRVLKRWGLLEKALEIGVQPKHLVFRDAITGEELTRQSLRGEFEERYGAPYVVIHRSDLHRVLLEGCEAAGVKLVNDVMVESVETVNGRGIVRTAAGVDYEADVVIGADGLKSTLRPLVATDEPVSSAYVAYRGTVPITSETPATDLEDVVVYLGPDCHLVQYPLRKGELLNTVAVFKSPSFERGEEQYGGVDELQAAYKDCVPAVQAALANLGTSIRWPMYDRDPIENWVAGRMVLMGDAAHPMLQYLAQGACQALEDAAVLQDVSAGTVFTADGVNPAAWDEALTAFNSARAARTARVQRTARVWGESWHVSGLARTLRNLLFKSRNDNNFQYNDWLYGSAGEGLPTPDAPKVASAASA; from the coding sequence ATGTCTGAGTACGCAACGTCCACCGATGTCCTGGTTGTGGGAGGAGGCATGGCCGGGTTGGCCGGCGCCTTGGCCCTCCGCGAGAACGGTGCGAACGTCACGCTGGTGGAGCGGGCGCCCGAATTCGGCGAGGTTGGCGCAGGGCTGCAGATGGCCCCGAACGCCTCCCGCGTGTTGAAGCGCTGGGGCCTGTTGGAGAAGGCGCTGGAGATCGGCGTCCAGCCCAAGCACTTGGTTTTCCGTGACGCCATCACTGGGGAAGAGCTCACCCGGCAGTCACTGCGCGGGGAATTCGAGGAGCGCTACGGCGCCCCGTACGTGGTGATTCATCGCAGTGACCTGCACCGCGTGCTCCTCGAAGGATGCGAAGCGGCAGGTGTGAAGCTGGTCAACGACGTCATGGTGGAAAGCGTGGAAACCGTGAACGGACGAGGCATCGTCCGCACGGCAGCTGGTGTGGATTATGAAGCGGATGTGGTGATCGGGGCCGATGGACTCAAATCGACGCTCCGTCCACTGGTGGCCACGGACGAGCCTGTCTCCTCCGCCTACGTGGCCTACCGCGGCACCGTTCCCATCACCTCCGAGACTCCGGCCACCGACCTCGAGGACGTGGTGGTCTACCTCGGCCCCGACTGCCACCTGGTGCAGTACCCGCTCCGCAAAGGCGAGCTGTTGAACACGGTGGCGGTTTTCAAGTCGCCGTCGTTTGAACGTGGTGAGGAGCAGTACGGGGGAGTGGACGAACTCCAAGCCGCCTACAAGGACTGCGTCCCCGCCGTCCAGGCAGCCCTGGCGAACCTGGGCACGAGCATCCGCTGGCCCATGTACGACCGCGACCCGATCGAGAACTGGGTGGCCGGCCGCATGGTCCTCATGGGCGACGCTGCCCACCCGATGCTCCAGTATCTGGCTCAGGGTGCCTGCCAGGCGCTCGAAGACGCTGCCGTGCTGCAGGATGTCAGCGCCGGCACGGTGTTTACGGCCGACGGCGTCAATCCGGCTGCGTGGGACGAAGCCCTGACGGCGTTCAACTCCGCCCGGGCCGCCAGGACCGCGCGAGTCCAGCGCACAGCCCGCGTGTGGGGTGAATCCTGGCACGTCTCCGGACTGGCCCGGACCCTTCGCAACCTGCTGTTCAAGAGCCGCAACGACAACAACTTCCAGTACAACGATTGGCTCTACGGGTCGGCCGGGGAAGGCTTGCCGACACCTGACGCCCCGAAGGTGGCCAGCGCAGCCAGCGCCTAA
- a CDS encoding putative transcriptional regulator, LysR family (identified by match to protein family HMM PF00126; match to protein family HMM PF03466), with the protein MKAINETNLRKIDLNLLVVFHVLMQERHVTRAAAKLHITQGAVSAALGRLRLLFDDPLFQKSRTGMVPTAKALALAPRIGQSLKTVSDLVFQDEQFEPTTSNRTFHIAMSDDLEAVFVPKIVTEAIRSNWNVKFSFHQTNSVLWQEALDDPRMDLVMCATPPQVPAAYHHSVLFASSYTCLYDGQRMKLSEPLSLEDYAGSGHLRVSYDAQRGFVDEILESQGYERKAVASISHFAGAVAVLRAADLIATIPTYTAKAFSDAAGLTMSQPPVPMPRFTISLIWEVPKETQPEHVWLRKMMQACANPDGWPSVFG; encoded by the coding sequence ATGAAGGCCATTAACGAGACTAATCTCCGGAAGATTGATCTGAATCTTCTAGTGGTGTTCCATGTCCTGATGCAAGAGCGTCACGTCACGCGGGCGGCGGCAAAGCTGCATATTACCCAAGGAGCCGTGAGCGCCGCGCTGGGGCGTCTCAGGCTCTTGTTTGACGATCCGCTGTTTCAAAAATCCCGGACAGGCATGGTCCCGACGGCCAAGGCCTTGGCCCTTGCACCGAGGATTGGCCAGTCCCTGAAGACGGTCTCGGACTTGGTGTTCCAAGACGAGCAATTTGAACCAACCACCTCGAATCGAACCTTCCACATAGCGATGTCGGACGATCTCGAAGCCGTATTCGTCCCGAAAATCGTCACAGAAGCCATCCGGAGCAACTGGAACGTGAAGTTCTCTTTTCACCAGACCAACAGCGTGCTCTGGCAGGAGGCTCTGGACGATCCACGCATGGACTTGGTGATGTGCGCGACCCCACCACAGGTGCCTGCCGCCTACCATCACAGCGTCCTGTTCGCGTCCAGCTATACATGCCTCTACGACGGACAGCGGATGAAGTTGTCTGAACCGTTGTCCCTCGAAGACTATGCGGGCTCGGGGCATCTCCGCGTCTCTTATGACGCGCAACGTGGTTTCGTCGACGAAATCCTCGAGAGCCAAGGGTACGAGCGCAAGGCAGTCGCATCCATCAGCCACTTTGCCGGGGCAGTTGCCGTTCTTCGCGCAGCGGACCTGATTGCCACGATTCCCACATACACGGCCAAGGCATTCTCGGATGCGGCGGGGCTGACCATGAGCCAGCCACCTGTTCCCATGCCCAGATTTACCATTTCCCTGATCTGGGAAGTACCCAAGGAAACACAACCCGAACACGTCTGGCTGCGAAAAATGATGCAGGCTTGCGCGAACCCGGACGGGTGGCCATCCGTCTTTGGCTGA
- a CDS encoding conserved hypothetical protein (identified by match to protein family HMM TIGR03083) codes for MVARHDLATDPGLQEDLLQARRGTAFFARKLNELTDAQLDGGTRLPNWTRRHVVAHVGYNARAIARLVEWAATGVETPMYSSTEARNQEIDFGATLSPIALRNLFDHSAVHLSVEWRDLPDANWSNEVRTAQGRTVPASETVWMRTREVWVHAVDLDNGATFNHIPAPVLERLLRDITGAWKTRGTDTGLLIKVTDTTLTFGDTSAADPTIISGPLPAVVEWATGRGTTGVTAGHGAVPDAPQWI; via the coding sequence ATGGTCGCCCGCCACGACCTCGCCACCGATCCGGGCCTGCAGGAAGACCTCCTGCAGGCCCGGCGGGGCACCGCGTTCTTCGCCCGCAAACTCAACGAACTCACCGACGCCCAGCTCGACGGCGGCACCCGCCTTCCGAACTGGACCCGCCGCCACGTGGTGGCACATGTGGGATACAACGCCCGCGCGATCGCCCGCCTGGTGGAGTGGGCAGCCACAGGAGTGGAGACCCCCATGTACTCCTCCACGGAAGCCCGGAACCAGGAGATCGACTTCGGAGCCACATTGTCCCCGATTGCGCTGCGGAACCTGTTCGATCATTCCGCCGTGCACCTGTCCGTCGAATGGCGCGACCTGCCCGATGCGAACTGGTCCAACGAAGTCCGCACCGCCCAGGGCCGGACGGTGCCCGCATCCGAAACAGTGTGGATGCGCACCCGCGAAGTCTGGGTCCATGCCGTGGACCTGGACAACGGCGCCACGTTCAACCACATCCCCGCCCCGGTCCTCGAACGTCTGCTCAGAGACATCACCGGGGCCTGGAAAACCCGAGGCACGGACACCGGCCTCTTGATCAAAGTCACCGACACCACCCTCACGTTCGGCGACACCAGCGCCGCCGACCCGACGATCATCAGCGGTCCCCTGCCCGCCGTCGTCGAATGGGCCACGGGCCGCGGCACCACAGGCGTCACCGCCGGCCACGGCGCCGTACCGGACGCACCGCAGTGGATCTAG
- a CDS encoding putative transcriptional regulator, IclR family (identified by match to protein family HMM PF01614), protein MQNKRGAQSGRKPVQKRPTYSIEAVDNALQLLQLLRDGGALRLKDAAAELGVAPSTAHRLLAMLVYRGFAVQDENRRYVPGPAMGVGPAGLSWTRQLRDLALPHMELLSARLDETVNLMVRVGTKVRFLATVEGSNVLRIGDRQGTVMPADRTSGGKVMLAELEPAMIEQLFRSHNAEIGGDTIPDGEYAAFLRELDSIRSNGFAANFEGTEEGVSALGMALRNRHGQVVGALSVATPATRFRKVFDAGLVTALRQTCRQLEIDIAANPAEPKQ, encoded by the coding sequence GTGCAGAATAAACGCGGCGCCCAGTCCGGCCGGAAGCCTGTCCAGAAGCGGCCCACCTACTCCATCGAGGCCGTGGACAACGCCCTGCAGCTACTCCAGTTGCTCCGCGATGGTGGCGCGCTCCGCCTCAAGGACGCAGCGGCAGAGCTTGGGGTGGCCCCCTCAACTGCCCACCGGCTCCTGGCGATGCTGGTCTACCGGGGCTTCGCGGTCCAGGACGAGAACAGACGTTATGTTCCGGGACCGGCGATGGGCGTCGGCCCGGCTGGCCTCAGCTGGACCAGGCAGCTGCGGGATCTCGCGCTGCCCCACATGGAACTCCTGTCCGCACGACTGGATGAGACGGTCAACCTGATGGTCCGCGTGGGAACCAAGGTGCGGTTTCTTGCGACAGTTGAGGGCAGCAATGTCCTGCGCATCGGAGACCGCCAAGGCACCGTCATGCCAGCAGACAGGACCTCCGGTGGCAAGGTCATGCTTGCCGAACTGGAGCCCGCGATGATCGAGCAACTCTTCCGCAGCCACAACGCGGAAATTGGAGGCGACACCATACCGGACGGCGAGTACGCCGCCTTTCTCCGCGAGCTGGACAGCATTCGCAGCAACGGTTTCGCTGCCAACTTCGAGGGCACGGAGGAAGGCGTTAGCGCCCTCGGCATGGCACTCCGCAACCGGCACGGGCAGGTGGTCGGCGCGTTGAGCGTCGCCACGCCTGCCACCCGGTTCCGCAAAGTGTTCGACGCCGGACTGGTCACCGCCCTGCGCCAAACCTGCCGACAGCTGGAGATCGACATCGCAGCCAATCCGGCAGAGCCGAAGCAATAG
- a CDS encoding putative major facilitator superfamily (MFS) transporter (identified by match to protein family HMM PF00083; match to protein family HMM PF07690): MNRAAALKEPKASPTVPQLAGTDIRKRQVAVGIGNFMEWFDFAIYGYFVAVIGAQFFPAGDPAPEVLASLAVFAVGFIARPLGAVVLGPIGDRHGRKLVLVITVLGMGLTTALIGVIPSYASIGVAAPILVVILRCIQGMMVGGEWSTAATYLGESAPANKRGLHASLVTATAGLAFLVGTVVAAVINGVLTPQEVSAWGWRVPFIASLVMAVVAIFIRQKLGETPVYEEMARRREESKPAPLPLAVKMRAFVLTLAFSALFGVSLYYFITYANNHLSGVVGMPRVEALTACGIALAVYVVANPLLGRLSDRIGRRPLVLLSALGLTILSVPIFFALNSGIFAVVLLGLIVLGVLVAMAAVMNVVLLVEVFPASIRSTGSALGYNVALAVLAGPGPLVAASLIKATGNNVAPAFYLAGVSLAALIVLWMMLPETKNKDISEG; the protein is encoded by the coding sequence ATGAATCGTGCAGCTGCGCTCAAGGAGCCGAAGGCTTCACCGACGGTTCCTCAACTGGCTGGGACCGACATCCGGAAACGGCAGGTCGCCGTCGGAATCGGTAATTTCATGGAGTGGTTCGACTTCGCCATCTACGGTTACTTCGTGGCCGTAATCGGTGCGCAGTTCTTCCCTGCCGGCGACCCCGCACCCGAAGTGTTGGCTTCGTTGGCCGTCTTTGCGGTGGGATTCATTGCCAGGCCCCTCGGCGCCGTCGTCCTGGGTCCCATCGGAGACCGCCACGGGCGCAAATTGGTCCTCGTGATCACGGTGTTGGGCATGGGCCTGACAACCGCACTGATCGGCGTCATTCCTTCCTACGCGTCGATTGGTGTTGCGGCACCAATCCTGGTGGTCATCCTGCGGTGCATCCAAGGCATGATGGTTGGCGGTGAATGGTCCACCGCCGCTACGTACCTGGGTGAGAGCGCCCCTGCAAACAAGCGGGGACTCCATGCCAGCCTTGTCACCGCTACCGCGGGGTTGGCATTTCTCGTGGGAACAGTCGTGGCTGCAGTCATCAATGGAGTCCTTACGCCCCAGGAAGTGTCCGCATGGGGTTGGCGGGTTCCGTTCATCGCATCGCTGGTGATGGCCGTGGTCGCAATCTTCATCCGGCAGAAGCTCGGCGAGACCCCGGTCTATGAGGAGATGGCGCGGCGCCGCGAAGAGTCCAAGCCCGCCCCGCTGCCGCTGGCTGTCAAGATGCGCGCGTTCGTCCTTACCCTGGCATTTTCCGCGCTCTTCGGTGTCAGCCTCTACTACTTCATCACCTACGCGAACAACCACCTGTCCGGTGTAGTGGGTATGCCTCGGGTCGAGGCTCTTACGGCCTGCGGAATTGCCCTGGCTGTTTACGTAGTCGCCAACCCCCTGCTGGGTAGACTGAGCGATCGCATCGGCCGGCGCCCGCTGGTACTCCTGTCAGCCCTGGGCCTGACGATCTTGAGCGTCCCGATCTTCTTTGCCCTGAACAGTGGCATCTTCGCCGTCGTCCTCCTGGGCTTGATTGTCTTGGGAGTTCTTGTGGCCATGGCTGCCGTCATGAACGTGGTCCTGCTGGTTGAGGTCTTCCCGGCATCCATACGATCTACCGGCTCCGCGTTGGGCTACAACGTCGCACTGGCCGTGTTGGCCGGACCGGGACCCTTGGTCGCGGCCAGCCTCATCAAGGCCACCGGCAACAATGTCGCACCAGCCTTCTACCTCGCAGGGGTCTCCCTCGCCGCGCTGATTGTTCTCTGGATGATGCTTCCGGAGACAAAGAACAAAGACATCAGCGAAGGGTAG
- a CDS encoding putative benzoate MFS transporter (identified by match to protein family HMM PF00083; match to protein family HMM PF07690) — protein sequence MADRRPDSGGMNHTLPAAASQRPTAGTIGPRFSKGSALAVLVCWLLVVFDGYDLIVYGTVQSSLISETGWGLTKATAGTVGSMAFLGMMIGAIFAGRMADSWGRRKTILGCAIAFSVFTVLCAFAPNATVFGALRLLAGIGLGGLVPSANALVAELVPAKWRSTIATLMMSGVPIGGSIAALVGIPMIPAFGWQSMFLVAVLALVIVVPLGLKYLPETLARTGTAGKEPAGFRSLLRAPYLGASMLFAFATIATLFAWYGLGTWLPNLMQLAGYNLGSALTFALALNLGAVAGSVITAWAGTRFGPIPTAIAAAAVAAVGLSVLVAGPPVTVVYLALVLAGVGTHGTQCLIIAAVASHYPDHLRGTALGWALGTGRIGAVIAPQVGGLLLAAGLGVNSNFLAFAGAAAIAAVLLAAVGLKIKSKISQGASNV from the coding sequence TTGGCGGACCGACGACCGGACAGTGGTGGGATGAATCACACACTTCCCGCTGCAGCGTCGCAACGGCCTACTGCCGGCACCATCGGCCCGCGCTTTTCCAAGGGCTCGGCACTTGCCGTACTGGTCTGCTGGCTGTTGGTGGTCTTTGATGGCTATGACCTCATCGTCTACGGCACAGTGCAGTCCTCCCTGATTTCAGAAACCGGCTGGGGCCTCACTAAGGCAACTGCGGGGACGGTCGGCTCCATGGCGTTCCTCGGCATGATGATCGGCGCCATCTTCGCAGGCCGTATGGCCGACTCCTGGGGGCGGCGCAAAACCATCCTCGGCTGCGCCATCGCCTTCTCGGTGTTCACCGTGCTCTGCGCCTTCGCACCCAATGCGACCGTCTTCGGGGCGTTGCGGCTACTCGCCGGCATCGGACTAGGCGGACTGGTCCCTTCCGCGAATGCACTGGTGGCAGAACTGGTCCCAGCCAAGTGGCGCTCCACTATTGCCACCCTCATGATGTCCGGGGTCCCCATTGGTGGATCCATCGCCGCGTTGGTTGGCATCCCCATGATTCCCGCGTTCGGCTGGCAGTCCATGTTCCTTGTGGCCGTGCTTGCGCTGGTGATCGTGGTGCCGCTGGGGCTCAAGTACCTTCCGGAAACGCTGGCACGCACAGGAACCGCCGGCAAAGAGCCTGCCGGGTTCCGCTCCCTGCTCCGCGCGCCCTATCTTGGCGCCAGCATGCTTTTCGCCTTCGCCACCATCGCCACGCTGTTTGCCTGGTACGGCCTGGGCACGTGGCTGCCCAACCTCATGCAACTGGCCGGCTACAACCTGGGGTCGGCGCTCACCTTCGCACTGGCGTTGAACCTGGGCGCAGTCGCCGGTTCGGTCATCACTGCCTGGGCGGGGACACGTTTCGGCCCGATTCCGACGGCGATAGCGGCAGCCGCCGTAGCTGCCGTCGGGCTTTCTGTCCTCGTGGCCGGTCCGCCCGTGACGGTGGTGTACCTCGCGTTGGTGCTGGCCGGCGTCGGAACCCATGGCACGCAGTGCCTCATCATCGCCGCCGTGGCCAGCCACTATCCCGACCATCTGCGCGGCACTGCGCTCGGCTGGGCACTCGGCACGGGCCGCATTGGCGCGGTGATCGCACCGCAGGTGGGTGGCCTGCTGCTGGCAGCCGGGCTGGGCGTCAACTCCAACTTCCTCGCGTTCGCCGGTGCAGCCGCCATCGCAGCGGTCCTGTTGGCCGCCGTCGGACTGAAAATCAAAAGCAAAATTTCTCAAGGAGCAAGCAATGTCTGA
- the gtdA gene encoding gentisate 1,2-dioxygenase (identified by match to protein family HMM PF07883), with the protein MSISAENTTHESVAASHTLPEPTPEEQANLEQLYKDFEAEHLIPLWTEIGDLMPMVPTPKAVPHVWRWNDLYPLAARAGDLVPVGRGGERRAIALANPGLAGAPYATPTLWAAIQYLGPREVAPEHRHSQNAFRFVVEGEGVWTVVNGDPVAMRRGDFLLTPGWNFHGHHNDTDQPMAWIDGLDIPFVHYADAGFFEFGTERVTDEATPDISRSERLWAHPGLRPLSGLEDTTNSPIAAYRWEHTDAALREQLLLEDEGHPATVSQGHAAVRYSNPTTGGDVMPTIRAEFHRLRAGATTEPLREVGSSVWQVFEGTGTVVLNGETKQLAKGDLFVVPSWQEWSLHADNDQPGFDLFRFSDAPIFERLNFNRSYTEGRKNA; encoded by the coding sequence GTGTCCATCAGCGCCGAGAACACGACTCATGAATCTGTGGCCGCCAGCCACACCCTGCCGGAGCCTACCCCCGAGGAACAGGCCAACTTGGAGCAGCTGTATAAGGACTTCGAAGCGGAGCACCTGATCCCGCTGTGGACGGAGATCGGTGACCTCATGCCGATGGTCCCCACCCCGAAGGCCGTCCCGCATGTGTGGCGCTGGAACGACCTCTACCCGTTGGCCGCCCGTGCCGGGGATCTGGTTCCGGTAGGACGTGGCGGGGAGCGGCGGGCCATAGCTCTCGCGAACCCCGGCCTTGCCGGTGCCCCGTACGCCACCCCGACGTTGTGGGCCGCCATCCAGTACCTTGGACCCCGTGAGGTTGCTCCGGAGCACCGCCATTCCCAGAACGCCTTCCGCTTCGTCGTCGAGGGCGAGGGCGTCTGGACTGTAGTGAACGGGGACCCTGTGGCGATGCGTCGCGGTGATTTCCTGCTCACCCCGGGCTGGAACTTCCACGGCCATCACAACGACACCGACCAGCCCATGGCCTGGATCGACGGGCTCGACATCCCGTTCGTGCACTATGCCGATGCCGGGTTCTTCGAGTTCGGCACCGAACGCGTCACCGACGAAGCGACCCCGGACATTTCCCGTTCCGAACGGCTCTGGGCCCACCCGGGCCTGCGGCCCCTGTCCGGGCTGGAGGACACCACCAACTCCCCCATCGCCGCGTACCGCTGGGAACACACTGATGCTGCCCTGCGTGAGCAGCTGTTGTTGGAGGATGAGGGCCACCCGGCCACGGTGTCCCAGGGCCACGCCGCTGTCCGGTACTCGAACCCGACCACCGGCGGGGACGTCATGCCCACCATCCGGGCCGAGTTCCACCGCCTCCGCGCCGGAGCCACCACCGAGCCCTTGCGCGAGGTTGGTTCCAGTGTCTGGCAGGTCTTCGAGGGCACCGGCACCGTGGTGTTGAATGGCGAGACCAAGCAGCTGGCCAAGGGTGACCTGTTCGTGGTCCCGTCCTGGCAGGAATGGTCCCTCCACGCGGACAACGACCAGCCAGGCTTTGATCTTTTCCGTTTCAGCGACGCCCCCATCTTTGAACGACTGAACTTCAACCGCAGCTACACCGAAGGACGCAAGAACGCATGA